The sequence CTATGAAGCAAGGGGGGGCAGTTGTCTCCTCCCAGACTGTTCATAAGTCTGCGTGCTCCATTATATCTTCCACTTTTGTGGGGGaggttggggtgggtgggtggaggagacTCTGCAGGTTACAATTTATTCACATAAAATGTTTTATGCTGATGCAGCTTCGCCCCAATCCCCAGATTTATCTGAaatgacacctctgcccagggtcccaggagatggtgacTGCCATGGTGGTAAAACTCATTCCTTCCAGTCCAACCATCCTGCTCCTGGCATCACAATTCCCTCCAAAGTCTCTTTTTTGTAAGGCCCTTAAAAGGGGGTGGTGGGTAGAATGGCGTATCCCCTCATTATTTCATCCACCGTTAGGCCTcatttccaacacaccaattttggccCATTTCCAATTCCACCCTCCTTTTGTTTACCACAGATAATCTCATCACAGTCCTTGGGTGGTATCTGCAGACCTTtctgtttggactaattcaggcTGGCTGTCTTTAACTGTGGCTGACTTTTATAAACAATTGTATGTAAGAGGCTGAGTTGGACTTTTGTTACCTTGGACAACTTAGAGTACAGGCCTGTGCACAACACCATACCCTGATGTGGTACTGGGATAAAAGCATTAAACATATtagtgtttgtggggaggggtaCCCACAGGGCAAagcaaggcagagctgggggctgggcagaAGGGCATTAGATGTGGTTTTAGTTGGTCAGCTTTGATACCTGGTGTGGGAAAAGTTTTTAagtgtttacatttttttctttagtttGTGGGCTACTAGGGCCAAAAGGTACTCTCCCCTTATTGTGGGAGGATGGAGAAGGCCAGGATGCTGGTGGTAAGTCTTGTGTAATAGGAAAAGAGCAGAAAGGAATGGTGCTCAAAGCAGATGCCCTTCTGCTGCTAGTTTCATGTGATTGCAGAAGCAGCAAATGTCGCTAGTGGGAACTATCCTCCATATAGGGACCTGATCCAACTTCCATATGAGGGACAGGCAACCGTGGAGTCTAGAAAGGAAATAACATGCCAGGATCTGTCCCCAAGTTGCCAAGATTCAccattttattgcaagtctcacaaTGTTTGGTGTTTTTTCCTAAAACCCCAGCTACTGGAGTCATGTGACTACATGAGACCCCCcaactttaattttgtttaaaaagtaaatttctagtcTTCGTGGTTGCAGTGAAAAGCTTTTGTTTTAACTCtgatgatttttaagccagtcatgatttggggttggcaatactgcaaacCTGATCATTAGAATTGGGTGAGAGAGTTTATCTTGCAATCAGAATGACAGGTCCTCGCATGATGATTGTATTTTAGTTAACACGCAGCCTAACTGGCTCCCAGTGTAGCTTTGAATTGATGCTAACCACAACTTACGTGGATCTTAAAGCCTGGATTCTTTTGCTTTCTAAAGGAAACTAAAAACACCCATGCAGTTTGGTATCTTAATTAGAGCAAATCTCCTCCATTCAAAGCATTTTCCACAGTTAGGATGATTCATTTTGGGTTGAAGAAAAACAGACAAGCCAAGAGAGAGCATAAAAAACTCCCATCAGATATGGTTCATCTGGTAGTTTTTCAGTCTACTTCCTCTTCTGTCCCGCTTCGCCTCTTGCTCATCCATCTAGGCAGATTGTGACAAGACTGGCAAGTCTAATTAGCTCTTTGTGTCCACTGATTGACATTCTTCAATAGCAATTGCAGGCTATAAGTGGATGTAAAGTCCCTTAGTTCACAAAAGCACCAGGAATATTTGCTTAAGTCTTCATTTGCAGTAAGATACCTTGCTTACACGGCTCTTGAGGGCAGGAGCCACCTCTTAGTTATGTCTTTACAGTCCCTAGCACAATGAGGGTCCTAAGGCCCCTAGGAGCTACCATGTAAATAGTAATATTACCTGGCTAGCTTTTTCAAATTCCCTACTAGAAGAGAAAGTTAAGTTTCTAGGCCACAAGCCTTGTTTCTTTATCAACAGCAAATTAGAAAGAGAATATGGAAAGACATGATCAGGTTGGAGGCCAGGTCTGTGAAGGTTTGGGTTAGGTTCAGAGAGGTCCAATTGTTTATGCAGTTTAAGCTATGACACTGCAGACTTTGTCTGAGTAAACTAAGATGATAATCAATAGCACTTGGTCACATAAATGTTATTTGCATTTTAAGACTGTATATTAATAACAACTAAGGAAGAGGTCTCTTCCCAAGAAACTTTTTCTCTGTGTAGCATAACTTTATCATGGCTGGGATCACAGAAATGGGAAGTAGATGGTGCAGCAAGTTGGTAATAGACTTTTACCTCTACGGCTGTCTTTCCAATCCAGTAAGATCAGaaatgagtagggccctaccaaattcatggccatgaaaaatgcaccacggactatgaaatctggtctccccccgcaTGAAATATggtcttttgtgtatttttacccttttacagatttcacaagggagaccagcgtttctcaaattggcggtcttgacccaaaagggagttgaagagggggtcacaaggttattttaggggggggggtttgcagtattaccacccttacttctatgctgccttcagagctggatggccagagagcagtggctgttggccagatgcccagctctgaaggcagcatcccgCCAGCAGCATtgcagaagtaaggttggcaataccataccatgccatccttacttctgcactgctgctgctggccgtggctttgccttcagatctgggctcccagccagcagctgccgctctccagctgcccagcactgaaggcagccgccaccagcagcagcagtgcagaagtaaggagtAAGAAGAAGTAAGAAGTAACAGTACCACAACCcgccccccctacaataaccatGCCTTTTTAgatcaggatccctacaattacaacaccatgacatttcagatttaaatagctaaaataatgaaatttacaattttaaaaatcctatgactgtgaaattgaccaaaatggactgtgagtttggtagggccctagtaatgATGAAGAATGCTTATGTGACTGATGTTCAGAGAACCTATACACAAAGAGTTGGTCTAAATATAGATCCTAGTTGACATGCGTCAACTGTCCATGTTAGCCACCAGGATGGTTAGCAGGCTCAGTGGTAAGGCTAAGGATTGAGATTGTGTCAATTACATTACCTTTTTTTTGGGTAATATGTTTGTATCTTTATATGGTAACCGAGATTTAATGGTAATTATCCATGTCTAGTGCCTTCTATGTTCAAATCAGTGTACAAACACAATTTTGCTCCCACTCAAATCACTGGCAGTTTTGaatgacttcagtgaaagctGGAGTGGGTGGATCCTTACTTAaaacttttcatcttcaaactcTTTACATACCTTAGCTAATTAATCATCACCACCTCATGTGATGTAGATAAGTATTGTCATtcctggttcagcaaagcacttcagcacgtTCAAAATCTGAAGTCAGAGGGACtgctcacgtgcttaaagttaagcatgtgctgaagtcctTTGTTAAACAGAGATAAGATTGCTCAGTTGCTTACAGgtaagcatgtgattaagtgagattctgaattggggccattatccccattttgcagataatAAAACTGGGGACCATAGTTTAAATGACTTCACCAAGACCACAAGAGGAAGTCATTGGCAAAGGCTTATATAGAACTCAGGAATTTCCGGCTTCCAGACTTCTGTTTAAACTGTGATTAAACCATACGTCTGTAAAATTCAGTCTAGCTAATGTAAAGTATTGATTTCAACAGCCTGGTTGGTCCAATATATAATCTATGCATTGTAAAAGTAGTGGGTGACTTATTTTTTTCTGCATCTGATCTCTCCCCCAACAGATGGCTTTGCCATTTCACTGGGGACTATATCAAATTCAAAAGGTAGCATACTTGTCTATATACTTTCATAGACCTGATGCTATCCCCATTGAAGTCTGTAGTAAAATTCCCATTTGctgcaatgggagcaggatcagcctGTGTGTGTCTTATGAATAAAATACAATTTGTTAAAGGATCAATCAGTCCCCTTTGTTGTGTGATGTGGAGGTGTCACATACGAAGTTCACATCTGTGGCAACTCACTTTGTAACCTCTCATCCCTACTGCATTTTTCAAGCTCCTAGTACCAAGAACATGCAGAAGCATTGTGTTATTTCATTATATTAACAATTCTAACCACTGCAAGATCAAGTTCCTTCACCAGATGCCCTTAAATTGTTGCATATTCTGACTTCATTCCTTTTTATAGTGCAAATGGAATTATtgttttctttgtgaatctaCCAAATAATTCATGACTGGCgagagaagactggaaaagaAATGTCATTAACCTGCTAACTTAACTGCAGAATGCTCAGTGATGCCCTGCATTTAATCATGATTCTCTAGTAGCATAGGTGCTTGTAAATTCACCTGTTCTCCTAACTGGCGCAGGGCGGGTGGGTGAATGCACCATTTTCTTTTATTACACTGCAAACATCCCACCTGCGAGGGAGGATGTTTCTCTTAAACAAAAACGCCACCAGGTATGAAACAGCGACAATAGTCCCCAAAGTGAGAAGCATGGTGAAGGTTTTAAAAGGAAACAGCTGAACGTAGACGCCGTCCACAAGGGAGCAGCCTGGGTAGTGGATTATAGGGGGGATTTTCAGGGAAGGTTCCCCTGCCAGCAGCCTTAACAGGAACCCGAAGAAGAATCCAGCAGCTGAGCCATATATGTTGGTGTTGGGAATGAAGAGGacgcagcagagctggggaaagagaaGGGCGTACACCAGCTCACCACTCAAGAACCACAGATCATAAATAGAATGGAAGTAAAAAGCCAGgcctgcagctgctgccccaaAAACCACCATGGAGACCCTCATTATAGAGACAACTTCTTTCTCCGTAGCCTGTAAAATAAGAGAGTATTGTTGTAGAAATCATCACTGGCTCATTTTTAATCTGATCCTGAATCCAATCTCAAGTTTACAATGATCAGATAAATAatatccagatccaaattttacaAATAGACTTCAGCTGAAGAATTTAGTtctggatccagattttgaaTACACCTACGTTCAGAGGTATTTGGATCTAGAATTTTGGTTTGGCCCATCAGAAGCTATTAccaacctgggctggatttgaattaGTCTTGACTTAGAAAAACTCTACATTCAAATCTCTGGGCCATGTTCATTTTGAAATACATCTTTGGAATTAGAGtagctaataataataaaaaagtacaTAGTAAAATATATAGTAAGAACTTATTATCAAATACGGGAGCTGAGCAacatagagtatgtctacacagcaaagaaaaacccgtggctggcccatgcccaCTGACTCAAGCTCGtggagctcaggctgtggggttgtTTCATTgatgtgtagacttccaggctcgaGCTGGGGCCTGAGGTCTAGGATCCTCCTACCCCACAGGGTCTAGAACCCAGGCTGCAACCTGAATCtgaaagtctacacagcaataaagcAGCCCAGCAGTCCGTGCCCTGCAAGCCAAAGTTACCATACCCATAATAATTTATTTTGCCATTTTGAGTTTAGAGAATTTCTGCAAGCTTCTGGTGCTTTTGCAAAACCCAGTTTGACtttggcagcatgggctagcctgTTGACCAGAGGAATGGGAATCACTAGCTCTTGGATTCTGTTACCACTTCTGACTTGTATACCTTTACGGACTTGAAGCTATAGCTATATTGAAGTCtatagtaaaactcccatttgcCGAAATGGGAGCGGGATCAGTCTCTCTGTGTTGTATCAATAATATACAGTCTGCTAAAGCATGAATCAGTCCTGTTGTTGTGAGATATGGAGGTGTGATCTATGAATttctgccagggctgagccctgacaTCTCTAGGCTTGGccgttcatagccccagcacctctgggcttgctgcatcaattAAGAATGTAAAATAATTGCTTGAGACACGTCACCTAATTGCTTGAAGCCGAGCACCTCTTtctttacaaattaagcactgagcattgctgtgctcagtgttGCAGCACCTAACCAAATCTCATTTTCCAAAAGGATTTCAGCAATTAGGAGCCAAAATACCATTGACAGCCGATGGGATTTAGACTCTTAagggcctaaatcacttttgaaaattagattaggctcctaaatcagttgggccttgcaatgctgagtaCAGCAATTtactaaatacctttaagaatctgggcctaaatgacttgGACAAGGTCACATATCCCAGTCATGACAGACAAATGTTCAAGTCTGGGATCTCCGGGCTTCCAGCAGACAGCAGTGCTGTACTGGGGAGAACAAATGTCATGTGAAAATTCAAGTTTCCCTAAATTTGACAAACAGTTGAAATTTTGGGAATCTGAAATCAGACACCTGAAATGGTGGCAAAAATTTTGCACAGATTTTCAGTAGTTTCTCCCCGCTGTAAATACTAGTGGTGAATCTGTCACCTGTTTCCTAAGAATTTTTCTGTAGATGTTGTGTGCAAACATAGAGCTGGCAGAGAGAAGGGCTGAATCTGCAGAAGACATGACGGCAGCAGCGATCGCTCCCAAGCCGCCAATGGAAATGTAGGTTGGGCAGAGATAATGCAGCACCAATGGCAGTATCATGGCTGactctcctctctccactggtGTTGGAAGACCATAGCTCGTCTGGTTCCAGTcttgaacacagaacaaaaaaaggagGCGaagaattaaatatttaattcatgcttttgttgccttcagagctgtatTTCTACAAAGAGCCATCCTTCCGCAGTTAAAAACTGTGTTCTAGAACTTAGATTATGTTGTTTCCTGACTCCAATTGGTGATCAGTGtatatcctgaagcatgagagctGAAAGTCCTTGGAAACCTAGCTAGAAAGTATGTATATGTTGTTAATGCCAAATCCTAACACTGGTTTATGCATCAAGTAAGGGCCACAATGGCCCAATACTGCTGGGTAAACTGGCAGTGAACTGAGTCAACCACTTGGAGGGATGGTTGGTCCAGGGCACAATGTGCCTGCAAGAGTGTCCcctctgctgcttctgggaacagGGCATTGAGAGGTCTGTCCGCCCTCCAGACATAGATTGCTCAGAGATGGGGTCTTTGCACTGATTTCTCTGACAGCTTTAGCCCGTAAGTATCAAATTCTTTTCTGACTCTTAAGTTATTTACTTCCACaagagcttgatcctgctccaaccagggttgagattttttttggaggggaaggaggagggaggagtttgtttttgttttaccacTGAATCTTTAAATTCCTTTGAGCGTTTTCTCCCCTGAACATGATCAAATGATACCGACACAACGCAGTAAAGATCGTGAGTATAAAGCAGTGAGGGAAAATAAGTTTTattggtctttttttttccctttttgcaCTCAAGAGTATGTATTGTACTGTGCACAGAATAGAAACGTGGCAGCCCCTTTATTtaacataaaacattttaaatagataTTCGGTATTTGAATACCTGAATCAGAAGCTGGAAGGCTCCAGCATTCTGATTCGGGcccctaaataagtggcctgagtATCAAAAATGCTAAACGTCcagcaactcccactgatgtcagtaaaaGCTACTCGATGCTCAGCACTGAAACCAGCTGctttcttaggtgcctaaatcaggaCAACGTAGTCCTATCTTTAGGCCCCATTTTAATAATCTTGGCCACTGATTTTAAACCTTGAGCAAAAAAGTACATTTCTTAAAGCCACATGATTTAGTTTTACCTGTGGATGCTGCTACGGCCCCTATGAGCACAGAGGGAATGGCCATTAAAAAGCTCCCCAATCCAGAGAGATAGGAAATGAGCCTTGCTTGTCTTGGTGAGGAGGCTGAGAGAACTCGTTGGAAATAAGTTTGCCATGGGATACTTCCAAGAATCTGAAACATTCAAATGTTAATGCAGTGAGACAACGGTCCATGCCTGttagtattattttatttattggtaGGGCTAGTAGCACCTTCTGTTATCAAGATTATCTGACACTTACCATTATAAGAGCTTAGTTTCAGTTGCTTATACGTTTaacaaactttaactgttttaAAAGTTCAGCCAGAATGGTCCAGCTGTTTCCTGAGAATGTGGCCtctgaaaaatgccttttttgtgaTTCTTTCTTAGCACCTGGATGCTTGGGAGCAGAGAGTTGAAGTTTGGTGTGCGGTGGCCTTTGTTTCAGGGATGAGTCTTTTGCCAACTCTGTGGACTGGCTTTGGAATGGACGATGAAACCATTCACCCAGTCcaatctcccaccccaccagccaATCCAAGAAAGATTTCTTACCAGATATAAGAAGTCATCCAGCCACCTTCCAAGATATTCTGTTTGTACTTGCCCAATCCAAGGGGCTTGGTAGGATTCCTGAGCAGCAGTGTAATAAATGTTTTCTGTTGCAGAGTTGAGCAGGGCAAATGGGACACAGATCCACTGGGATTAAAATGGAAACACTGAATCTCTTCACTAACTTCCTCTCACTTCTATAGCCTATTCAAGCTCCTTGGCCTTGCCTTTGCTCTaatttcctcctctcccacttCTGCTTCCTACAACCATCCCAAGCCTTCTGCCTAATTGTCCCTTTTATCTCCTCCTCTTGCTCGTCTTCATTTCATGCCACCCTTTA is a genomic window of Lepidochelys kempii isolate rLepKem1 chromosome 1, rLepKem1.hap2, whole genome shotgun sequence containing:
- the LOC140905634 gene encoding high-affinity choline transporter 1-like, with translation MALNIPGLVALIVFYAITLAIGIWASWKSKKDQKKGKPSEMIIVGSRNMNFFIGLFTATATWVGGAYINGTAEIVYLPTRGLVWVQAPIGFALSLVIGGLFFVNPMRSKNYVTMMDPLQETYGNMIGSLLFIPPLIGDIFWFAAILASLGATMRVILDIGGYLAIIISACTVILYTLLGGLYSVAYTDVIQLIFIVLSLWICVPFALLNSATENIYYTAAQESYQAPWIGQVQTEYLGRWLDDFLYLILGSIPWQTYFQRVLSASSPRQARLISYLSGLGSFLMAIPSVLIGAVAASTDWNQTSYGLPTPVERGESAMILPLVLHYLCPTYISIGGLGAIAAAVMSSADSALLSASSMFAHNIYRKILRKQATEKEVVSIMRVSMVVFGAAAAGLAFYFHSIYDLWFLSGELVYALLFPQLCCVLFIPNTNIYGSAAGFFFGFLLRLLAGEPSLKIPPIIHYPGCSLVDGVYVQLFPFKTFTMLLTLGTIVAVSYLVAFLFKRNILPRRWDVCSVIKENGAFTHPPCAS